Below is a genomic region from Streptomyces ferrugineus.
GACCCGGGTCGCGTTGCGCATGAGGACCTGCAGGAGGGAGAACTCGGTCCGGGTCAGGCGCAGCGGCCGCCCGCCCCGCCACGCCTCGAACCTGTCGGGATCGAGTCGGACGTCGGCGAACGACAGGATCTGCGACTCCCCGTCGGTCGGCGTGCGCCGGCGCAGCAGGGCCCGCACCCGGGCCAGCAACTCCTCGGTGGCGAACGGCTTGGGCAGGTAGTCGTCGGCGCCCGCGTCCAGCCCCGTGACCCGGTCGGAGACCTGGTCACGGGCGGTCAGCATCAGCACCGGCAGATCCCGACCCGCGGCCCGCAACCGCCGGCAGGTCTCCAACCCGCCGAGGCGGGGCATCATCACGTCGAGGATCAGCAGATCCAGCGTGTCACCGCCGGCCCCACCGACCCCGTCGAGCACGGCGAGACCGTTGGCGACGGTGCTGGTGTCGTAACCCTCGACCTGGAGCACCCGCTCCAGCGACTCACGGATGGCCGCTTCATCATCCGCGATCATGATCCGCACGCCGGCCCGCCCCCTTCCAGTCGACGCTTTCGCCGCTCATTGTCCCCGACCAACCTGAAGCCAGGATTAGAGCGTCGCTGGGCACCCCGCGCTTAGCTTGACTCTGAAGCTCAGGAAAACCTAGCGGGCTTGGGGTCGGCGCCCGTGGGTTCCGATGCGGGTGACACCGGTGGCGGCTTCGAGCTGCTGCTTCAGGCGCTGGTTGTCCAGGGCGATCTGCTGGATGCGGGCGGCGGCCGGCGAGAGGTGGGCGGTCAGCTCCTTGTTCCGCCGCTTCAGCTTGGCATTGCGAGCAACAAGCTGGTCGTAGTGGCTGGTTGGAGTGTCGGCTTCGGGTGCGCTGGTGCGGGCGGCTTCGGCGATGTCCCGGGCAATGTCGGGGAAGGTGGCGGCGGAAGGTGGTGTTGCTCAGCCCGAACTCGCTGGCCAGGGCGAGGACAGTGGGGCGCTTGCCGGTGTCGGTGGCCGTTTGACGGAGCCGGGTCAGGGCCGCGCGGACCCGCGCTTTGGATGGGAGGTCGGTGCGGCGGGTCACGAGGGCTCCTGAGTGGTGGCGAGGAGGTCTTCGATCTGGTGCTTGCGCCGGAGCAGTCGGTTCTGCAGGAAAGGCGGCAGCGGTGGGCGTCGGGTCAGCTGCTGGTCGACCAGTTCGATCTCTCCTCGCCAGGCGTCGGTGTTCTCCCGGGTGAGGGCGACGTTGCGGCAGGCCAGTGGCTGGCACTGGGGGTGGTCGCCGAGTCCTTCGAAGGCTCCTTGGCGGGCCCGTTCACAAAGGGCCTTGGCCGGGTCGTGGACGCAGGAGATGTAGGTGCCGGGATAGACCGCGGGGTCGTCCCGGTTCATGATCCATCGGAGTCTGCGGTCGTCGAGGACGACGGTGCCCTGGAAGCGGGTCCGCTGTCCGAACTCCTCCAGGCGGCGGGCGACCTCGGCGGCTGCCGGTCCGGCCAGGCGGGTGTGTCCGTGGGCGTCGATCACGGTGAGAAGGTGTTCGCCGCGGGCCAGGGCTTGTTCGCTTTCGACCTCGGCCCGGAAGCCGGAGTCGCTGGTGCCGGCGTATCCCTCGAAGACCTGGATGCTGTGGTGGCGGTATTGGAGGGCTCCGGCGATGGTCCCGCCGGGGCGGCAGGCGATGAACCAGGCCAGGGTGCGGCGGAACCGGGCCGTGTGCAGCTTGAAGGGGCGGCCGTTGACCGCGGGGATGGCGTCGTGGCGTCCGTGGCTGTCGCAGTAGCGGTTCACCCAGGCGCCGAAGTGATTGAGGTTGTCGTTCGTCTGGCCGGTGGTCATGGCGGCATGGCGGCGTCCCTTGTGGCCGCCTGCGCCGTGGTGGAGACGGTTGAACAGGTGGTCGACGTCGGGTGGCTGGAGCATCTCGAGCACGGTGATCGCGCGGGCGACGGGTTCGCCGACGTTCCAGATCGCCGTCACTCCGCGGGGATCGGCCTCGCCCTTGAACGACAGGCTGGTCACCTTCCACCGGTAGGGGCTTCCGGCGCTGTCCGTCTCGGTGCGCAGGCAGCCCCTGGCGAGGGCTTTGACCTCGTTGTCGCGCATGCCGCTCAGGTAGGCGATGACGATGTAGGCCGCGGTCTGCAGCATCCGGGCGAGCATGGCCAGGCCGTGGTCGTGGAAGTGGCGGGTGACGATCTGGCCGATCCAGGGTGGATCGACAGCTCCTCCGTACGCGAGTCCCGGCGGATCGCCGCGAAAAGCTCGACCTTGGATCTCGGGCCGTCCATCCGGGCCCCCTGCCTGTCGGAAGCACATCAATGCTCCCACCGCAAGACTGCCCCTGGGGCCACTTCTGACGAACACTCATCTACCGATCAAGCTCCTGGGGCCACAGGATTCGTTCCGATGGGGCCAGAGAGGCCGTTCAGAGCCAATGTTGGTCGGCGTGTCGTCTTGGTCCTGGTGTGTCGTGGACAGCCTGCGTGCGGTTGAAGGTCGGCCTGTTCGGGGGCCTGGATGCTCACGCTGGAGGAGGAGGTGGACGCTCACGCTCTGCGTCGGCAGGGGTGGACGATCTCGGCGATCGGCCGGGCCGTGACCGCAAGACAATTCGCGCTTATCTGAACGGGGAGATCACTCCTGGGCAGCGGCGGCAGCCGCCGGATGCGTTCGCGCCGTTTGTGGAGTACTGCCGGCAGCGGCTGGCCGATGATCCGCATCTGTGGGCGACGACGCTGTTCGACGAGGTGCGGGAACTCGGCTATGAGGGTGCGTACTCGACGTTCACCCGGGCTATGCGCCGATATGAAGTGCGCCCACATTGCGACCCGTGCCACGGGGCGAAGGGCCGCGACACGGCCGTGATCGCCCACCCGCCGGGCGAGGAGATCCAGTTCGACTGGCTGGAACTGCCAACTCCACCGGGTGAGTGGGGTGTTGGAGAGCACGCGCATTTGCTGGTCGGGGCCCTGTCGCATTCGGGACGTTGGCGGGCTCAGCTGGCCGAGTGCGAGGACTTCCCGCACTTGGTCCAGGCCCTGGTTGCCGTGCTGCGCAAGCTGGGCGGGACAGCCCGGCGGTGGCGGTTCGACCGCATGTCGACGGTCTGTTACGCCTCCAGCGGGCAGCTCACCGCGGCATTCGCCGGTGTCGCGAAGTACTACGGCGTCGGCGTCGACATCTGCCCGCCACGACGCGGCAACCGCAAGGGGGTTGTGGAAAAGATGGACCATGCTGCCGCCCAGCGGTGATGGCGCACGGTCCCCGACCACCTCACCGTCGAGCAGGCCCAGTCCGGCGTCGACGAGCTCGCTGTGAGGATGGACGAGCGCCGCCGCACCGCCGGCGGAGGCCGGACGACGGTGGGTGAACTGGCCGCGGCGGAGCCGCTGCTGGAGGTTCCGGCCCTGCCGTTCCCGGCCGAGCTGGCGGTCGAGCGGACCGTGACTGCGCAGGGCCTGGTGCAGTTCGAGGGCAACTTCTACTCCGTCCCGCCCGGCCTGCCCGGGGCAAGGCTCCTTGTCGTCCACCGCTTGGGCGAAGACGTGGTCAGCATCGCCACCGCTGGCAGGGCGGTAATCGCCCGTCACCGGCGGGCGCCGCGCGGGGCCGGGCAGACCGTCCGCGACGCCGGGCATGTGATCGCGCTGGAGCGCAGGGTGCTGGAGTCCTTCTCGGATCGGGCGCCCTGCAAGAACAAGGTCCGGCGCCCGCCGTCGGAGGCCGCGCTAGTGCTGTGACCGCATGGGTTCACCGAGTTGAGTGCGCTCAGTCGAGCAGTGCCGCCTTCCACACCCACGACGTCCGGCGGGGCAGACCGTCCAGGTCCCCGCGTCCGGTGCACCACAGCAGCACTCGGACGGGCTCGCCGGGCGGGGCGTCGGGGAACAGTCGGTCGAGCACGGCCGCGCATAGCGGTGCCGGCGGCAGCCAGTCCACGCCCAATCCGCGGGTGATGTCGTTGGTGTGCAGCAGGATCTCGGCGACGCCCATCGCCGCGAACCCTGTAGGGTCGCACGGGCCCCAGTGCCAGGCACGCAGGGACCGGTCGGCGGTGGCCAGCGCGCTGCCGAGTAGCCCGCCGCAGGCGGCGGCCACCTGCAGCACCTCGGCAGGCGAGGCGGTGGGTCGCACGCGCAGGTCGAAGGGGAGGTAGGCGTCGGCCGGGCTCGCGGCGAGCTGGCCCGCGTAGGCCAGCAGGTCGTGGCCGATGTGTGCGGCCGTCTGCTGGCAGCTCCACTCCAGCGGGCCGGCCGGAACCGTCCAGTCCTCGCCCGTGCGAGGCCCCAGTACCTCCAGCATCTCCGCCACGGCGGCCTGAACGTCTTGGTGGTCCATGCGGTGCTCCTCGCAAGGCAGGTTGTGGTGCGGCTGTGCTGTTCGTTCGTTCAGGCCGCGGCGGTGATGGGTCTGCCGCCCCAGCGGATGCCCTTCTCGCTGCGGATCCGGGCACGTTCCTTGCGCTGGGCCGCGAGGAGGTCCGGGTGGCGGGCGTTGGTGTTGCGCCAGCGCAGGTAGGCATGCAGGGCCCGAGTCTGGATGGTGTGGTTGGGGTGGTGGGAGTTGGCGACGGTGAATTGCCGGAGCGGTCCGAAGTGGGCCTCGATCGGGTTGGCCCAGGACGCATAGGTCGGGGTGAAGCACAGCTCGACCCGGTTCTTCTTCGCCCAACGCCGGATCTGCTCGCCCTTGTGGGCGGACAGGTTGTCCAGGATGACGTAGATCGGGGCGCCGTCCGGGCGGGCCGCGCGGATTGATCTGAGCGCGGCCAGGGTGTTCGCAGCGCCCTTCTTGCGGCGGTTGACGCCCCACAGGGTGTCGTCACCGACCGAGTAGCAGCCGTGGAAATAGCGAACTCCGTGGGTGCGGTGGTAGGTCGCGGGGTGCCGCTCTGGCCGGCCCTGCTCAGCCCAGCACGACCCGGCGGTGGGCCGGATGCCGAGCGGGCCGAACTCATCAAATGCCAACACGCGGTCCGGGAAGCGCTCCAGCACCTCCTCGATGCGGTCGAGCTTGGCGTCACGCTCGGGGTCGGGCGACTCTTTCCACGTCTTGGTGCGCTGGAAGGTGACGCCGGTGCCGGGCGAGCATGCACCGTAACGCCTCCCGGCCGATCCGGATCACGCGGCCGTGCACCTTCCGCAGGTAAGCGGCGAGTTTGCGGATCGACCAGCGGGTAAAGGGCTGGCCGAGCTTGGTCGGGCGAGTGGTGGCCGTCTGGACGACGAAGTCCTCGTCGTCAGGACTGAGCAGGCGGGGACGGCCTCCCGCCCACCGAGGGTCCAGGCAGGCCAGGCCGATCTCGTTGAACCGGTGGATCACATCGCGGACGGTGTCCTCATCGGCCTGTACCAGCTTCGCGATCACCGGCACCCGGTTCCCGCCCGCAGAAGCCAGCAGCATCATCGCGCGCCGAAACCGCACCGAACTGGTGCTTCCCCGGCGCACGATCTGCTGCAGCTTCCGCCCCCTGGTCGGTCAACCTGCGCACACGGACAGGCTCAGCCACCACACCCCCAGCAGTCGGATCGAACTCACCGCACATCCAACCGCCCGGACCACCGACCCGGCGAACCTAATCCGTAGTTAAGGGCGTTCCGATGGAGCGGAAGCTTCTCGGCATGTTCGAGTAGGGGGCTGCGATGCCTGCGGCGAACCGGGTCTACTGAGGCCTCCGCATAGAGCGGCACGCGGTCCTGGTACGTGGTGGCAGTTGCGCGGGCGCCGGACGTATGCCTCGTTGCCTACAGGTCTCCGAGACCTTGGTAGAGATCGGCAGCGTCCGGCGCCTGCGAATCCGTCAACACTGCCGCTGTGACCACTCGTTGGTGTTGGTGGTGCGAGCCCTCCACACGGTGACCCCTTGCAATGCCCGAGCCGTTCGAGCTCCCGCAAAGACCGGGGCCCGTGGGACGAGCTGGTGCCACGAACGGCTACTGAGGTGGCGGACCGGCCACAGTGCTGAGTCCTGGGATTAGGTCGCTGCGTGGCCTGTATGAGCTCGTGACCAGCACGAACAGCAAGCTGGAGGGGAAAGACTTGATCTATTGCGGCATCGACTGGGCGGAACGCACGCACGACGTCGCCCTGGTCGACGACAGTGGCCAGTTACTGGCCAAGCGGCACATCACCGACGACGCGGCAGGCTACAAGATCCTGCTGGACCTCCTTGCCGAATACGGCGACACCGAGGAGACCCCGATCCCAGTCGCGATCGAGACCTCCCGAGGCCTGGTCGTCGCCGTGCTGCGGACAGGTAAGAGGCAGGTGTTCGCGATCAACCCGATGGCCGCTGCACGCTACCGCGATCGGCACTCCGTCTCCCGCAAGAAGTCCGACCCCGGAGACGCCCTCGTCCTGGCCAACATCCTGCGCACCGACATGCACGCCCACCGGCCGCTGTCTCAGGACAGCGACTTGGCCCGTGCCGTTGCGGTCCTTGCCAGGGCTCAGCAGGACGCGACGTGGAACCGGCAGCAGATCTCCAACCAGCTCCGGTCGCTGCTACGCGAGTACTACCCGTCCGCGCTGGCGGCCTTCGAGCCCTGGAAGAACGGTCTGTGCCGCCGGGAGGCGCACGAACTCCTCAAGGCGGCTCCGACACCAACGCGGGCCTCGCGGCTAACGCGCACCCAGTTGCAGGCCGCACTCAAGCGCGCCGGCCGACAACGGGGCATCGAGGCCGAGGCCGACCGGCTCCGGGAGATCTTCCGCGCCGACTGGGCACACCAGCCATCCCTGGTGGAGGACGCACTCGGCACACAGATGCTTGCGCTCGTGGTCCAGCTGGAGGCCGCCTGCACCGCCGCCGACAATCTGGCCAAGGCGGTGGAGGAGACTTTCCCTCAGCACCCGCACGCTGAGATCATCCTCAGCTTCCCCGGACTCGGCATCCAGCTCGGTGCCCGGCTGTTCGCCGAGATCGGAGACGACCGCACCAGGTTCGCCGACGCCCGCGGCCTGAAGGCGTAGGCCGGCGCCTCACCCATCACCCGGGCCTCCGGCAAGAAGTCGAGCATCACCCGCCGATGGGTGAAAAACGACCGTCTCAACCACGCCGGCTACCTCTGGGCCTTCTCCGCCATCACCGCCTCACCGGGCGCCAAAGCCCACTACCGCAGGCGCCGCGACGGCCACGGAGACTGGCACGCTGCCGCACAGAGGAACCTCTTCAACCGCATGCTTGGCCAGCTCTACCACTGCCTTCAGCACGGACGGCTTTTCGAGGAGGCCGTCGCCTTCCCCATCGCAACCGAGGCTCTCGCAGCATGAGATCCCTCAGCCACCGGTCGCGAGGGACCAGCGCTCTTGGATGACGGCCTGTTTCCGCTCAAGTTCCGCATCCATCACGCGATTGGTGAGGGTCCCCGGAATCGTGAGCGAGCGCCCATGGGCCCTGATGACACGAAGGTCCGACCAGGTTCCGCTCCGTGACACCCGCTGCCGCTTCTCGATGCGCGCGACCTCGCTCCAGGGAACCACTCGCCTGCTGACGAAGGTGCGGAATTCCAGCCCCGTCATGGTCAGGAGTACCTGGCCATAGATCGAGTTGATCGTGCTCAACAGCACAACTACGGAGAAGGCCCCTACGCCACCGATCCACCACCATTTGCCCGGTTCATGCGTGGTCAAGCTCATCGCCAACATCACACCAACGAGCGCCAGCGTCAGGATGCCGGTCCGCCACCAGTATCGCTGCCGATCACGAGAGTTGAAGCCGATCCACGCCTCGGGCATGTCCATAACACTACCGACGCACACTCGAACAACGACCATCCCGGCTTGACGAGTTACGTGCCTGAGGTGTCTATGCGGTCAGAGCACTAGCTGAAGCCGACAAGCTACGGAACCGGCAGGCCACCGGGTCGACCGGTCACGTCCGCTGGAGTGGTGTATCGACGGCCACTCGGTGATCTCGTTTTGAAGCTATGCGGTGAGTTCGGTCGGGAGGACGGTCTCGTCGGTTTCTGACTCGATCGGGTGGAGGCGGGCCTTGGCCAGCAGGTCAAGTCCCATGTAGCGGCGGGCTTCGGTCCACTCGTCGTTCTGCTCGGCCAGCACGGCGCCGACCAGGCGGATGACGGCGCTGCGGTCAGGGAAGATGCCGACCACGTCGGTGCGGCGGCGGATCTCCTTGTTCAGCCGTTCCTGCGGGTTGTTCGACCAGATCTGCCGCCAGATCTCCCGCGGGAACGCGGTGAAGGCCAGCAGGTCGTGCTGGGCGGTGTCCAAGTGGGCTGCGGTCTTGGGGAACTTGGCCTCCAGCGCATCCAGGACGTGCTGCATCTGGGCCTTCACGGCGTCGGTGTCGGGTTGTTCGAAGACGGTCCGCAGCAGCGTGGCCACCCAGGGCTGGGCCGATTTCGGGACCTGGCTGAGCAGGTTGCGGGCGTAATGCGTGCGGCATCGCTGCCACGATGAGCCGGGCAGGACCGCGCCGATGGCGTCGACCAGGCCGGCGTGGGCGTCGGAGATGACCAGCTGGACGCCGGACAGGCCGCGAGCGATCAGCGAGCGCAGGAAGGCCAGCCAGCCGGCGCCGTCCTCGGCGGTGGCGACATCGATGCCGAGGATCTCGCGGTGACCGTCCGCGTTGACGCCGACAGCGATCAGGGCGTGGACGCTGATGATCCGGCCGCCCTCGCGGACCTTCTGGGTCAGCGCATCGACCCAGACGAACGCGTAAGGGCCCTGGTCCAGGGTCCGGTTGCGGAAGGCGGCGACCTGCTCGTCGAGGTGCCGGGCCATCGCTGAGACCTGCGACTTGGACAGCTGGGTGACGCCGAGCGACTCGGCGAGCTTCTCGACACGGCGGGTGGACACCCCCAGCAGGTAGGCGGTGGCGACCACCGAGATGAGGGCCTGTTCGGCCCGGCGACGTCGTTCGAGAAGCCAGTGCGGGAAGTAACTCCCGCTCCTGAGCTTGGGGATGGCGAGTTCCACGGTGCCGGCCCTCGTGTCCCACTCACGCGAGCGATATCCGTTGCGGTGATTGACTCTCTCGTCGCTGACCTGCCCGTATTCGGCATTGCAGAGCGCGTCTGCCTCCGCGGACATGAGCGCGTCGGCGAATGTCTTGATCATCGCGCGCAGCAGATCGGGACTCGCCGCGGCGAGGTTGTCCTCGGCAAGGGCGTGCAGGGGCAGACTGTCAGGTGCGGTCATCGTGCTGATCTCCTTCGGGCTTCGACACCTCGAAGATCAGCCGGTGGCCGTTCATCTATGCGGGCATCATCCCGACGCCGGAGCAAACCCCCGGATCAGGTCGAACCCGTACACCATCTCCATGGACGCAACCGCCGCCGGAAGCACTCGACTTCGGTCGTCAGACCGTGACGCTGCTGGTCGGCCGGGAGGCCAGACCGCTGATGGGGTGGCGTGCCTGCCCTCGTGGCGTGAGCACTGGATCCATTAGGCCGCGCGCCGCCTTCCGCGGTCCCCGTGGCACGTTCGCCAGTAGTGGGCGCCACCGCTCTGGCCGGGACCGTCCCCGGCCAAGGCGTGATTCCCTGAGCGGGCGGCCGGAGCCCTATTACGGCGTAATAGCGTGCCGGGAGCCTGCCTCGACCTCGTCGAAGACGGCCGGGGAAGTCTGCTGCCGTCCAATCGAGGCGTTTGACCCTGAACCCAGTGAGCTGGAACGCAGTGAGGGGTGATGGGTGGCTGTACCGGCCTGGTGCAGAACCGCACAGTGAGGTCGCGTAGGTCGATGCTGTACGTGAGCGACGGAGGTGTCCGCTGCTGGGCTGCGTCACGATCCGATTCGAGGACATGCGCCGGTGCGGACATTCCGGTGATCGTGGAGTGAGCGTCACTTTTTGGCAGGACGATGGGTGGGAGCGTCGGCGCGTCTGGACTACTTCGTTCGCCGCGTGGACGGCTCGGTGAACTCCTCGACCGAAGCCGCCATCCGAACGTCCCGCGGGGACTCGGCAGGGTCTTGTCCATTCTCATCCAACCCAGTCCGATCCCCGGCTGTTGACCAGGGACGACTGACTTCGGTGAGACGCCTGCGCCCTGAGGAGGCCGCAGCCCCCGCCTCTCTGGGCCTGCGGCGACTGGATTCGATGAGACGAATACGCAGTCGACTCTGTTGGGTGAGACGGGACAGGACAACAACCAGGTGCCCGGCGCCACGCCCACCATCAGGCGATGAGACGGCTGGGGGGAACTTCGGCCGCCTACGCTGGAATCAGCGGCCGTGGTTGGGCCGTGTTCCCCTGGATGCTCTCGGCCCATTGAGTCTCCTGCCGTGGGGAGCGAAGGAGTCCAGCTTCACGCCGCGTCATTGCACGCTGCAGACACTCGGGAACGGCTCGATCGCCGTACCGGCGGGCCGAACGGTACGGGGAACAGGACCTCCCGATGCGTCGTGACCGGATCAGCCGCCTTGCCGACCGTCGCCGCCTCTACACGCACGAGACCTACGACCAAGCCCGCTCACAACTACGCGCCGACCAGCCACCGATCCCCGCGGCCACAGGAGAGCAGCTCCGCTTCGAGGCGGACCTCTTCCACGAGATCCTCAACTCCCGCAGCGACTTCACCGCCTACCCCTTCGGGATCTCCCGAGTACGCCCCAGCGTCGACAGCATCGAACTCGAGGTGGAGAGCGAGCGACGGGCGCACGAGATCCTCCGCACGATCCTTCCCTCGCACGAGCCCGGCTGCGACGTGCACGGCATGCCCGGCATCAGGATCCGGCAGCGCACGAAGAACGGCATCGAGATCCACCAGGCCGGCCGGGCGACATCGGCATGGCTGACCGGTCTGCCCGCCAGCGCATGGA
It encodes:
- a CDS encoding response regulator transcription factor encodes the protein MRIMIADDEAAIRESLERVLQVEGYDTSTVANGLAVLDGVGGAGGDTLDLLILDVMMPRLGGLETCRRLRAAGRDLPVLMLTARDQVSDRVTGLDAGADDYLPKPFATEELLARVRALLRRRTPTDGESQILSFADVRLDPDRFEAWRGGRPLRLTRTEFSLLQVLMRNATRVLTRDALFEAIWGFDMSATANNLQVYVSYLRRKMEAEGEPRLIYTLRGLGYTLRETPP
- a CDS encoding transcriptional regulator; its protein translation is MDDLGDRPGRDRKTIRAYLNGEITPGQRRQPPDAFAPFVEYCRQRLADDPHLWATTLFDEVRELGYEGAYSTFTRAMRRYEVRPHCDPCHGAKGRDTAVIAHPPGEEIQFDWLELPTPPGEWGVGEHAHLLVGALSHSGRWRAQLAECEDFPHLVQALVAVLRKLGGTARRWRFDRMSTVCYASSGQLTAAFAGVAKYYGVGVDICPPRRGNRKGVVEKMDHAAAQR
- a CDS encoding Mu transposase domain-containing protein, with protein sequence MDERRRTAGGGRTTVGELAAAEPLLEVPALPFPAELAVERTVTAQGLVQFEGNFYSVPPGLPGARLLVVHRLGEDVVSIATAGRAVIARHRRAPRGAGQTVRDAGHVIALERRVLESFSDRAPCKNKVRRPPSEAALVL
- a CDS encoding maleylpyruvate isomerase N-terminal domain-containing protein, with the translated sequence MDHQDVQAAVAEMLEVLGPRTGEDWTVPAGPLEWSCQQTAAHIGHDLLAYAGQLAASPADAYLPFDLRVRPTASPAEVLQVAAACGGLLGSALATADRSLRAWHWGPCDPTGFAAMGVAEILLHTNDITRGLGVDWLPPAPLCAAVLDRLFPDAPPGEPVRVLLWCTGRGDLDGLPRRTSWVWKAALLD
- a CDS encoding IS256 family transposase, which produces MTAPDSLPLHALAEDNLAAASPDLLRAMIKTFADALMSAEADALCNAEYGQVSDERVNHRNGYRSREWDTRAGTVELAIPKLRSGSYFPHWLLERRRRAEQALISVVATAYLLGVSTRRVEKLAESLGVTQLSKSQVSAMARHLDEQVAAFRNRTLDQGPYAFVWVDALTQKVREGGRIISVHALIAVGVNADGHREILGIDVATAEDGAGWLAFLRSLIARGLSGVQLVISDAHAGLVDAIGAVLPGSSWQRCRTHYARNLLSQVPKSAQPWVATLLRTVFEQPDTDAVKAQMQHVLDALEAKFPKTAAHLDTAQHDLLAFTAFPREIWRQIWSNNPQERLNKEIRRRTDVVGIFPDRSAVIRLVGAVLAEQNDEWTEARRYMGLDLLAKARLHPIESETDETVLPTELTA